Genomic window (Vigna unguiculata cultivar IT97K-499-35 chromosome 10, ASM411807v1, whole genome shotgun sequence):
CTCAACTGGAGAGAAGAGTTTAGGATAAGATGAATGCATTAAGAAACTCATTAATGAAAGGCTCATCCACTTTTATTTGGGTTAAAATTGGTGCTGAGTTAACATAGCAGACACAATAAGTTAACCTCTCACGCACACTAATAGAATGGGtgaaattcataaaaatgaaAGCTTCTTCTAAATTGTTTACTTACTTCATACTCTTCAAAAACCTGATCCTCAATCATGACAATGCTTGGCTTAACCGCAGGAGGTGGTCGGAGCAAATCCTGAGCCTCTTCCCAAGTAAGTTTCAGCTCCAGTGCATCCTGGCTATCAATAAGCAACCTCTTACTTTTTGACCCAATATTCCGAGTTCTTTTCTTCTCAGGAACCAGCACAGGAGGCAAAGGCAATCCCTCTCTTTTCCTGCTTTCGGGAATGTCAATGTTATGCCAGTTCATGTCACCACCAGCCGAGTTCCATTTTTTAGACAGCACATTTAGGTGGGTTTCTGAACATCCCTTTTGTGACTGAAGAAGGCCAGAGTAACCACTTAATATAGGTAGATTCTCATAAACACCAGAATAGGAAGTTTCACTTGAATGAGACCCATTGGGCATATTAGATGGTAGTGTTTCCTGCTTAATAGGTGATTAAATGCCAATTCAAAAAGTTTGAGTTTGGTATATGAACTAAAAGTAACTGTTACCTGTACTGCTGTAGAATTTGTTGCCTTTCTAAACCCCATTATAAGTTTCCCCTCAGGGTCCATACGGCTAAATGTTACTGcagaaattttattaaaaatgtttaaaattttttgcaACAAAATATCAAGatgaaactaaaataaaaatagaagcaACCACAGGTTGACATTGAAACTTAGTAATTGTACTGAAATCAGTTTTTTTTTGCACTGAAGAGAACCAATCAAATAAATCCCCAAAAACATGAGCAACATTTTGTTACGTGGTGATGGTACTTTGTCCAAGGAAAACAAATCACTGGAAGTTAATTACAAGTACTTTATCAGAACATAAAGAAGAAACACAGTAATGGTACAGAAATCAGTTGTTTTACAAAGAAGAAAGCCGATGAGATAAATCCCCAAAAACATGAGCAACATTTCATTAAGTGGTGCTGGTACTtcatactaagaaaaaaaaaatcagggGAAATtacgaaaaaacaaaaatacaccAGGAAAGCCATTGTGGTTAGTATCTTAAAGCAGAATGTCTGTTAGGTATGGCTATTGACTAGTTCACAGAGTGAGTGAAAAATTAGCAAAGATTCTTAGAAAATGATATTGATTAGTCGCACCTTTTTTTAGAAGACATGTAGTGAGTATAATCTTAGAAAATGAAAGTTTCGATGTGGTTCATCTATTCTAAGAATGgataatttaacaaattaagGGATTCTAAGTAAAATATACCAGTATCTCCAGCTTGCAATTGCATAGACTGAATGCAGGGGGTTACACCTTCTAAAACATACATCCTGCTGTTATTATTTGGCCAAAATCTAAATTGAAACATCCATTCTTTTCCTTTCACATCTTGGATTCGTAAAGGAAGGCCCTCTGGTTGAGAAATTTGAGGGAAATATGCCTGCACAATCATTAGCTCCAATAAATTATGAGACTCGTcaagaaaaataacttttagtggattatttattaatataaaatgacaaCTTAGGCAGTTCAACAAATAGGCTAGGATAAATTACTTCAGCACATGCTTTTGGTAAAACCAGGCGACCAATTCGTCCAGCATCACTTGCACTCAGCATCTTTTCGAAGAGTGGCACGATAGTGGAATTTGAACTTGAATATATCATGAATCATGGTTAAGGAAATGCTAATGTAAAGAGTAActatcaaaacaataataatttaatcaacCTGCATAATTTTCTTGCCGGTgattaataatttatcaaaCTAATTACAATGTTGGATACTCTCCTGATATTTGTTGCAACTCTTGATCAGTAATTCTGGGCCAATAACGCGGAAGCAACTGATTCCTTCCCCGACCTTCAGCGGGTGGCCTTGCCACACGAATCTGGGATACCATACCAGCATTTACTTCTAGGCCTGTGCCACTGGTTGACCTAGGGGGCTTAGGTAAAAGATGGCGTGACCTTGATCCCAATAAAAGTGAAGATGTTTTACTTTGTTCCCTTTCATCAACAACAGAACTATGAAAGGGGTTTGAATTTCCTAAGGGAGTAGCAAGGGTCATACTTAAATTAGTTTGTGCCAAAGATTCATATATATCTCGTATTTCTGTGTCTGCCTTACAATTCTCTGCTTTGGAAGCCTTGGATGATCCATTAGACTCAAAATGAAATTGTGATATCAAAGTGCTTCCAAGTTCTCCAACAGAAGGCAAAATTTCTGGTTTCATTTCTGTAGAAGGCCCATCTGTTTCAACTTTATGAGGCTTGAACCAGCATCGGAGACCACCATTCTCTGCATAATGCCCTCCTTGCATACCCCTCAAGTTTAATTGGTTAGCCAGAGAAGTGCACTGCTGCGCACTGACATCTATTACCTTTGAAGTCCCGGAACCATTAGGCTTTTCATTGATTGCAATCTGTCAAAAATTGTCAATTTTGAGAACATACAGTTAGACTTAAAAATtatcaacataaaaatatacatcTAAGATGCCAAACCTATTTATGGAAGCACAGATTTGAATTGCAGAGCTTGCATAACAAAGTTTTTATTTGTTCTCTAGATCGTAGACCACTCAATTTACCTCCAAAGgctaatcaataaataatttatcaaccTCATGATGATACAAGTTTCAGTCAAAATTAAGGTCTTCTATCCAACATTATATACATTGATACATTTAAGGGAGTTGTGAAAATCAATAAAGGAACAATATTTTCATGTGTTTGCATAGTGGCGAACATAAAtggtaatttaaataaaatggtgAAGTTGTTTTACAGGTTGAAGTCCTGAATTCCTTGCACAGCTTATACAGCTTACACCACCAGTATCTAATAATTCAAGCTGAGACATAGAAGCAATGCATCCACAATGGAGACGCTGCAGGTAAAAGAACATATACGATCATTAAGCTTAACACAGCACCTGGAAGTACCAGAATTAGGAAGCAAAAATTATCCCAGTCTTATATACACTGTGACTATGcaccaaaaatacaaatacttaaGCACTCTACCTTGTCACATGAGGTGCATTCTCTCCAACCAGAATCGTTTGAATGGAAAGTATCACAATATGTTGATTGCTCATAAGCAGTACTacatcagagaaaaaaaaatcagtagtAAGAATTTGTCTCCCAGTGAAGGCCAATTCCAATAAATTAAAGGAAGGTTTGCAGACTTATTGATGCAAGCCAATACTTAATCTAAAGGATACACGCTGTCAATATGATACTGTTTACACCTTAGagttcaaatttgaaaatgaaaatcgTAAGAGCAATTCTTGTATGAAAAGTTGGTGAAATAAATTGGTGGAAGCATATGcattaatttcaataaattattataaaactatcATATGATGTGATCTAATATGAGGCAACGTTCAAATTCAAGATGGTTTTTTGCAATAAATATTCAGCTAGATGAAATCCCAGTTCCACAGCATCTCACACAAGCTTTATATTCTGACATTCCATACTTATACAACTACCtgtttttctttacttttaatttttttatcccaTTTTTGGGGAAACTTATGCTACCTCgcatttattaaaagaaaaaaaaaactttggtcatttaataaaaaaagtaaggaAATTTAACACGGTAAATCATAAACATATCCCATAAAGAACGTCATAACTTGTAGTCCCTGGTCAGCAACAACAACTAAGATTCGGAGACCCAATTTTACCTACGACAACTTCATCCACTCATCAcacaatttaagtaaaataaaaaataaaaacataaaaccgTGTAAACGCCACTACACTAACTTTAGAAAATCGGGAGGCCCAAGAAGAAAAAAGGTAGCCACAAGTCAAAACTTTagattatgaaaaaattaaattagcaACTTCAAActaaacttaaaagaaaaaaaataaaaataaaaatagaaaaaaaaacaaaataaagcaaCCAATTAAAACCAACAAAGCCACAAATCACAGATTACTCCAAAGTTCAAATCCATTATTGTGTTCCGTACAACAACCCCATAACAACTCAAGCGTTAATTTCAACACACGCGAACCGATCGATTCGATATCTAGAGTATCATTACCCGCACTTATCACAGAGATCGGCGAATTCGCCGGATCGCAGGGCCCAGCCTTTGCGCCACCGAATCGTCGTCAAGGTGGCGCACGCCACGTTCATGCAGCTCCTTGACTCCATTTTCAACTCCAATTCCACGCCCTCTGCAGCACACAACAAAAACCCGAAAAATCAAAACGAAAAACCCTAACTATCACCTCACCAAGTCGCTCGACGTCGGACGCAAAATCCGTCAGCGGAGACCACACCGTACCGAAATTAAGCCTGAGAGCGAACCTCGAGTGGCCGCTCCGAGTCGCCGGAAGTACGTAACTAGAAGTTCCGGTCGCCGGAAGTCTTCACGAAGTGCGGGCGCCGCGAGTGATGAGGTTTAGGATTCGCATTCGCGTGGAAGAGTGGTGGCGAGTGTGATCACACCGTTGTTGGAATCTGAACAGAGGAGAGGAACCGGAGAGAGATTTGAATGGACGGTAACCGGAGAGAGAATATGAGAGAATAAGAGAGGGTGaaacagagagagagaaaggaggCGTGTGCATGCAgaataagaaagaagaaagaaagaggcACCAAAATGCATGCACGATGATTATACTTCAAGACTCGGCCAACTCCCCACTTgcttccttttttttaatttttaatttatcatcattattagaattattattctttttgtaatttttattattatcgaTATCATTGTGGTTGGTTAGTTACTgttattctttattttcctGTATCTTTCTTTTGTCAGATAATATTCAGTATATTAACCGAAGATTcctgggtgtaaaaatatttttttaattttttatcagcGTTAACATTTCTCTACTATCAataagaatttttcttttttactttttaaatgagAATAACTTCTTccttgacaaaaaaataaaagttattaattttcttgttgTAAGTAAttgcttttaagaaatttaagcAGTAAATACtgtattttatagt
Coding sequences:
- the LOC114166687 gene encoding B3 domain-containing transcription repressor VAL2-like isoform X3, whose product is MESRSCMNVACATLTTIRWRKGWALRSGEFADLCDKCGTAYEQSTYCDTFHSNDSGWRECTSCDKRLHCGCIASMSQLELLDTGGVSCISCARNSGLQPIAINEKPNGSGTSKVIDVSAQQCTSLANQLNLRGMQGGHYAENGGLRCWFKPHKVETDGPSTEMKPEILPSVGELGSTLISQFHFESNGSSKASKAENCKADTEIRDIYESLAQTNLSMTLATPLGNSNPFHSSVVDEREQSKTSSLLLGSRSRHLLPKPPRSTSGTGLEVNAGMVSQIRVARPPAEGRGRNQLLPRYWPRITDQELQQISGDSNSTIVPLFEKMLSASDAGRIGRLVLPKACAEAYFPQISQPEGLPLRIQDVKGKEWMFQFRFWPNNNSRMYVLEGVTPCIQSMQLQAGDTVTFSRMDPEGKLIMGFRKATNSTAVQSQKGCSETHLNVLSKKWNSAGGDMNWHNIDIPESRKREGLPLPPVLVPEKKRTRNIGSKSKRLLIDSQDALELKLTWEEAQDLLRPPPAVKPSIVMIEDQVFEEYEEPPVFGKRSIFVVRSAGISIRSVIELRVNEQWTQCDSCSKWRKLPVDVLIPPKWTCVENLWDQSRCSCAAPNELNPRELDNLLRLNKEFKKQRLAASQRPALDHESSGLDALANAAILGDDASDSGRTPVVTTTKHPRHRPGCSCIVCIQPPSGKGKHKPTCTCNVCMTVKRRFKTLMMRKKKRQSEREAEIAQRNQLAWRTKEESEVDSTSRHLTPVDGLENEVRAPSELEPRTQDQVAEAAKGQLDLNCQPDREEAQTGPNNVSMTSLLEEANLPLETYLKQNGLTSLISEQQTNSASNVQAQTTNDNEGRQNEDSGTASVIHEQDSSHEENSGQDKDQNNSLS
- the LOC114166687 gene encoding B3 domain-containing transcription repressor VAL2-like isoform X1, producing the protein MESRSCMNVACATLTTIRWRKGWALRSGEFADLCDKCGTAYEQSTYCDTFHSNDSGWRECTSCDKRLHCGCIASMSQLELLDTGGVSCISCARNSGLQPIAINEKPNGSGTSKVIDVSAQQCTSLANQLNLRGMQGGHYAENGGLRCWFKPHKVETDGPSTEMKPEILPSVGELGSTLISQFHFESNGSSKASKAENCKADTEIRDIYESLAQTNLSMTLATPLGNSNPFHSSVVDEREQSKTSSLLLGSRSRHLLPKPPRSTSGTGLEVNAGMVSQIRVARPPAEGRGRNQLLPRYWPRITDQELQQISGDSNSTIVPLFEKMLSASDAGRIGRLVLPKACAEAYFPQISQPEGLPLRIQDVKGKEWMFQFRFWPNNNSRMYVLEGVTPCIQSMQLQAGDTVTFSRMDPEGKLIMGFRKATNSTAVQETLPSNMPNGSHSSETSYSGVYENLPILSGYSGLLQSQKGCSETHLNVLSKKWNSAGGDMNWHNIDIPESRKREGLPLPPVLVPEKKRTRNIGSKSKRLLIDSQDALELKLTWEEAQDLLRPPPAVKPSIVMIEDQVFEEYEEPPVFGKRSIFVVRSAGISIRSVIELRVNEQWTQCDSCSKWRKLPVDVLIPPKWTCVENLWDQSRCSCAAPNELNPRELDNLLRLNKEFKKQRLAASQRPALDHESSGLDALANAAILGDDASDSGRTPVVTTTKHPRHRPGCSCIVCIQPPSGKGKHKPTCTCNVCMTVKRRFKTLMMRKKKRQSEREAEIAQRNQLAWRTKEESEVDSTSRHLTPVDGLENEVRAPSELEPRTQDQVAEAAKGQLDLNCQPDREEAQTGPNNVSMTSLLEEANLPLETYLKQNGLTSLISEQQTNSASNVQAQTTNDNEGRQNEDSGTASVIHEQDSSHEENSGQDKDQNNSLS
- the LOC114166687 gene encoding B3 domain-containing transcription repressor VAL2-like isoform X2, producing MESRSCMNVACATLTTIRWRKGWALRSGEFADLCDKCGTAYEQSTYCDTFHSNDSGWRECTSCDKRLHCGCIASMSQLELLDTGGVSCISCARNSGLQPIAINEKPNGSGTSKVIDVSAQQCTSLANQLNLRGMQGGHYAENGGLRCWFKPHKVETDGPSTEMKPEILPSVGELGSTLISQFHFESNGSSKASKAENCKADTEIRDIYESLAQTNLSMTLATPLGNSNPFHSSVVDEREQSKTSSLLLGSRSRHLLPKPPRSTSGTGLEVNAGMVSQIRVARPPAEGRGRNQLLPRYWPRITDQELQQISGDSNSTIVPLFEKMLSASDAGRIGRLVLPKACAEAYFPQISQPEGLPLRIQDVKGKEWMFQFRFWPNNNSRMYVLEGVTPCIQSMQLQAGDTVTFSRMDPEGKLIMGFRKATNSTAVQETLPSNMPNGSHSSETSYSGVYENLPILSGYSGLLQSQKGCSETHLNVLSKKWNSAGGDMNWHNIDIPESRKREGLPLPPVLVPEKKRTRNIGSKSKRLLIDSQDALELKLTWEEAQDLLRPPPAVKPSIVMIEDQVFEEYEEPPVFGKRSIFVVRSAGVNEQWTQCDSCSKWRKLPVDVLIPPKWTCVENLWDQSRCSCAAPNELNPRELDNLLRLNKEFKKQRLAASQRPALDHESSGLDALANAAILGDDASDSGRTPVVTTTKHPRHRPGCSCIVCIQPPSGKGKHKPTCTCNVCMTVKRRFKTLMMRKKKRQSEREAEIAQRNQLAWRTKEESEVDSTSRHLTPVDGLENEVRAPSELEPRTQDQVAEAAKGQLDLNCQPDREEAQTGPNNVSMTSLLEEANLPLETYLKQNGLTSLISEQQTNSASNVQAQTTNDNEGRQNEDSGTASVIHEQDSSHEENSGQDKDQNNSLS
- the LOC114166687 gene encoding B3 domain-containing transcription repressor VAL2-like isoform X4: MESRSCMNVACATLTTIRWRKGWALRSGEFADLCDKCGTAYEQSTYCDTFHSNDSGWRECTSCDKRLHCGCIASMSQLELLDTGGVSCISCARNSGLQPIAINEKPNGSGTSKVIDVSAQQCTSLANQLNLRGMQGGHYAENGGLRCWFKPHKVETDGPSTEMKPEILPSVGELGSTLISQFHFESNGSSKASKAENCKADTEIRDIYESLAQTNLSMTLATPLGNSNPFHSSVVDEREQSKTSSLLLGSRSRHLLPKPPRSTSGTGLEVNAGMVSQIRVARPPAEGRGRNQLLPRYWPRITDQELQQISGDSNSTIVPLFEKMLSASDAGRIGRLVLPKACAEAYFPQISQPEGLPLRIQDVKGKEWMFQFRFWPNNNSRMYVLEGVTPCIQSMQLQAGDTVTFSRMDPEGKLIMGFRKATNSTAVQSQKGCSETHLNVLSKKWNSAGGDMNWHNIDIPESRKREGLPLPPVLVPEKKRTRNIGSKSKRLLIDSQDALELKLTWEEAQDLLRPPPAVKPSIVMIEDQVFEEYEEPPVFGKRSIFVVRSAGVNEQWTQCDSCSKWRKLPVDVLIPPKWTCVENLWDQSRCSCAAPNELNPRELDNLLRLNKEFKKQRLAASQRPALDHESSGLDALANAAILGDDASDSGRTPVVTTTKHPRHRPGCSCIVCIQPPSGKGKHKPTCTCNVCMTVKRRFKTLMMRKKKRQSEREAEIAQRNQLAWRTKEESEVDSTSRHLTPVDGLENEVRAPSELEPRTQDQVAEAAKGQLDLNCQPDREEAQTGPNNVSMTSLLEEANLPLETYLKQNGLTSLISEQQTNSASNVQAQTTNDNEGRQNEDSGTASVIHEQDSSHEENSGQDKDQNNSLS